The proteins below are encoded in one region of Candidatus Flexicrinis proximus:
- the truB gene encoding tRNA pseudouridine(55) synthase TruB yields the protein MFHFLNVNKPLGITSHDVVARVRRMLRDRGLKHVKVGHAGTLDPLATGVLIICLGGATRLSEYVMGHDKTYTARIRLGIETDTFDAEGTVISTADAAVVTSEAISTALAGFTGDIEQIPPMYSAIKQGGRKLYDLARAGQEVERQPRPVTIHTLTCDRFDASAPSAPEITCTIVCSAGTYIRSIAHDLGAVLGVGAHLTALERTASGVFQVRNAVTLELLASVDDWSELTVSPLDGLSDLTRLELTPEQWQDISHGRAIAAAEPAPQSVCATLSGQLVAILSAESGQWHPHKVFLPADSE from the coding sequence GTGTTCCACTTTCTCAACGTCAACAAACCGCTGGGTATCACGAGTCATGACGTTGTCGCTCGTGTAAGGCGTATGCTGCGAGACCGCGGCCTAAAACACGTGAAAGTCGGACATGCAGGTACGCTCGATCCGCTGGCGACCGGGGTACTGATTATCTGCCTTGGCGGTGCGACGCGATTGAGCGAATACGTTATGGGACACGACAAGACCTACACCGCGCGTATCAGGCTAGGTATCGAGACCGATACCTTCGATGCGGAAGGCACGGTCATCTCCACGGCGGATGCAGCGGTGGTGACCTCTGAGGCTATCAGTACCGCGTTAGCCGGGTTCACCGGGGACATCGAACAGATCCCGCCCATGTACAGCGCCATCAAGCAAGGCGGGCGCAAGCTCTATGATCTTGCTCGGGCAGGGCAGGAGGTCGAGCGTCAACCGCGCCCCGTCACTATACACACGCTGACTTGCGACAGGTTTGATGCCTCTGCGCCGTCCGCGCCTGAAATAACCTGTACCATCGTTTGCAGCGCTGGGACCTATATCCGCAGTATTGCCCATGACTTGGGCGCAGTGCTCGGGGTAGGGGCGCATCTGACGGCGCTCGAACGCACAGCAAGTGGTGTCTTCCAAGTGCGAAACGCCGTGACACTTGAACTGTTGGCATCTGTCGATGACTGGTCGGAGCTGACAGTGTCCCCGCTTGACGGTCTTAGTGACTTGACGCGCCTTGAACTAACGCCGGAGCAGTGGCAGGACATCAGCCACGGGCGCGCAATTGCTGCCGCGGAGCCGGCGCCACAATCGGTGTGCGCCACACTTAGCGGCCAACTGGTTGCGATCCTGAGTGCCGAGTCTGGTCAATGGCACCCGCACAAAGTATTCTTACCGGCAGATTCTGAGTAG
- a CDS encoding extracellular solute-binding protein, translating to MIRKFMSVVVLALVVMSLGLGAVAQDDALVIWADNTRAPLLVALGEQFTEEFGVPVVIQEMGLGDARDQLLVAGPAGEGPDILISAHDSIGQFVANGAIVPIDLGDKAAEFTASSLSLFTYNNQLWGVPYAQENVALIRNVDLVPEAPKTWEEVRAISEQLRADGVAEYGLLLPTGNTYHNFPVLSAFGGYIFGQNEDGTFNVSDVGLTSEGGNAAYAWLSSMYVDGLMPPNVGDDVMFEFFGTGEAAMIVTGPWFIDRIAETGINASIDPLPGAEGISEVGAPFSGGQGFVISAFSEKQLEAETFLLDFVATVEFQQAVFDGNKRPAAILGVDMSAVPAAAAFSAAGANAIPMPAIPEMAAVWGASDAALNAISTGGDPVEAMAGAVTQIQTAIGLMSSTERIVVLAGEFQSELGCAGDWDPACRNSELVLGEDGLYSATFAIPAGTYGFKAAINLAWAESYGLDGGGDNISLELAADSNVTFVYDDTTHLVTVTAE from the coding sequence ATGATTCGCAAGTTTATGTCTGTAGTGGTGCTGGCGCTCGTCGTCATGTCCCTCGGCCTCGGCGCGGTCGCGCAAGACGACGCGCTGGTCATTTGGGCTGACAACACCCGCGCTCCGCTGCTCGTCGCACTTGGTGAGCAGTTCACGGAAGAATTCGGCGTTCCCGTTGTCATTCAGGAAATGGGCCTCGGTGATGCTCGTGACCAGCTGCTGGTTGCAGGACCAGCCGGCGAAGGTCCGGATATCCTGATCTCGGCGCACGACTCGATTGGTCAGTTCGTGGCCAACGGCGCTATTGTCCCGATCGACCTCGGCGACAAGGCGGCGGAATTTACCGCGTCGTCGCTCTCGCTGTTCACCTATAACAACCAGCTGTGGGGCGTACCCTATGCTCAGGAAAACGTCGCATTGATCCGCAACGTCGATCTGGTTCCCGAAGCTCCGAAGACCTGGGAAGAAGTCCGCGCGATCTCCGAACAGCTTCGCGCTGACGGCGTGGCCGAATACGGCCTGCTGCTGCCGACCGGCAACACCTACCACAACTTCCCGGTTCTGTCGGCCTTTGGCGGCTATATCTTCGGCCAGAATGAAGACGGCACGTTCAATGTGTCGGATGTCGGTCTGACCAGCGAAGGCGGTAACGCCGCATACGCATGGCTCTCCAGCATGTATGTTGATGGCCTGATGCCACCGAACGTCGGCGACGATGTCATGTTCGAATTCTTCGGCACCGGCGAAGCCGCCATGATCGTTACCGGCCCCTGGTTCATCGACCGTATTGCTGAAACCGGCATCAACGCATCGATCGACCCGCTGCCGGGCGCCGAGGGCATCAGCGAAGTTGGCGCACCGTTCTCCGGCGGTCAGGGCTTCGTGATCAGCGCCTTCAGCGAGAAGCAGCTCGAAGCAGAAACTTTCTTGCTCGACTTCGTCGCGACGGTTGAATTTCAACAGGCCGTTTTCGACGGCAACAAACGTCCGGCGGCGATCCTCGGCGTCGATATGAGCGCTGTTCCGGCCGCTGCAGCATTCTCGGCTGCAGGCGCGAACGCGATCCCGATGCCGGCAATCCCCGAAATGGCCGCAGTTTGGGGCGCTTCGGATGCCGCACTCAACGCGATCAGCACCGGCGGTGACCCTGTAGAAGCGATGGCCGGCGCTGTGACGCAGATTCAGACGGCCATCGGCCTGATGAGCAGCACCGAGCGTATTGTGGTTCTAGCTGGTGAATTCCAGAGCGAACTCGGTTGCGCGGGCGACTGGGATCCTGCATGCCGCAATTCCGAATTGGTTCTCGGCGAAGATGGCCTGTACAGCGCCACGTTCGCAATTCCGGCAGGCACGTATGGCTTCAAGGCCGCCATCAATCTGGCGTGGGCTGAGAGCTACGGCTTGGACGGCGGCGGCGACAACATCTCGCTCGAACTGGCAGCCGATAGCAATGTCACGTTCGTCTATGACGACACGACTCACCTCGTGACCGTCACGGCAGAGTAA
- a CDS encoding bifunctional riboflavin kinase/FAD synthetase: protein MNHATSLHDVHLNQPALVTIGVFDGVHIGHQHLVRQLVERARVSGHLTVVLTFFPHPDAVLHDITGPYYLTTPEQRAEELTRLGVDWVITQTFDDQFRHMRAADYIETLCQHVAMRELWVGQHFALGYDREGDIEFLRQEGARHGYTVHEVELVQGEDHSAVSSTRIRQLLQNGDVAEAGRLLGRLYTVEGEVVHGDQRGRTIGFPTANVQLWTEQVLPAFGVYTGFAAFNGETHPCVTNLGVRPTFDGKQLRVESHLLAFSGDIYGRTLKVSFMHRLRGEMRFPSIQDLIAQIAVDVEQARVLLDANR, encoded by the coding sequence ATGAACCATGCGACTTCGCTTCACGATGTGCATTTGAATCAGCCTGCATTGGTGACAATCGGTGTGTTTGATGGCGTACACATCGGACATCAGCATCTCGTCCGCCAGCTGGTTGAACGCGCGCGCGTCTCGGGACATCTGACGGTCGTGCTAACGTTCTTTCCGCATCCCGACGCCGTACTTCACGATATTACCGGGCCGTACTATCTTACGACGCCGGAGCAGCGAGCCGAAGAACTTACCCGGCTTGGCGTCGACTGGGTCATCACGCAGACGTTTGATGACCAGTTCCGCCACATGCGTGCGGCAGATTACATCGAGACGCTTTGCCAGCACGTTGCTATGCGTGAGCTCTGGGTCGGCCAGCACTTCGCGCTCGGCTACGACCGCGAGGGCGACATCGAATTCCTGCGCCAGGAAGGCGCTCGCCACGGATATACCGTTCATGAAGTCGAGCTGGTGCAAGGCGAGGATCACTCCGCCGTGAGCAGCACGCGGATTCGCCAGCTTCTGCAGAATGGTGACGTTGCAGAGGCAGGGCGTCTGCTCGGCCGACTATATACTGTGGAAGGCGAAGTCGTTCACGGCGACCAGCGCGGCCGTACAATCGGTTTTCCTACGGCTAACGTGCAGTTGTGGACCGAACAGGTACTCCCTGCCTTCGGCGTATACACCGGTTTTGCCGCATTCAACGGTGAAACGCATCCCTGCGTGACCAATCTTGGCGTGCGCCCCACCTTTGACGGAAAGCAGCTTAGAGTAGAGTCTCATTTGCTGGCGTTTTCTGGCGATATCTATGGAAGAACCCTCAAAGTCAGTTTCATGCATCGACTCCGCGGTGAGATGCGGTTTCCTTCGATACAGGATCTGATCGCTCAAATCGCAGTAGATGTAGAACAGGCGCGCGTGCTCCTCGATGCGAACCGCTAG
- the infB gene encoding translation initiation factor IF-2 codes for MAQVKQAILVPDYITVRALAELIKASPIEVMKRLIANGVMATINQQLDFDTAAIVIEELGFEAQSESAAEAAVAEKTRVENSTQVVNRLIQNERSEDLVARPPVVTILGHVDHGKTTLLDAIRKARVAEGEAGGITQHIGAYQVKRGDRLITFLDTPGHEAFTQMRARGAQGADIAILVVAADDGVMPTTREALSHARAANVPIVVAITKVDKRNANVERVKQMLDENGLKPDDWGGTTMMIPVAATKGEGIEDLLEAILLTTDDTRIVANPKAAGSGVVIESRMDKNKGTLATLLVLNGMLHRGDVLITGQSYGRIKAMYGEDGKPVDQAGPSAPVQVLGLSQPPHPGTTFETVKNEKTAREIIDVQNDAAADKRGLAGRAAVTLEDVFAQVAAGEAKDLNLIIKVDVQGSLQPIEDSLNTIGKGNPDGVRLRILAADVGNITENDVMLASASTGIVVGFNVDVDPAARRSAEAHNVEIRHYDVIYKLFEDIELAIKGMLDPVYAPKTIGVAEVRQVFRITRVGTIAGCYIREGEARRNAKARVKRGGKVIHEESGVSSLKRIDEDAREVRAGFECGVGLGNFHDFENGDIIEFYIMERVN; via the coding sequence ATGGCTCAGGTCAAGCAGGCAATTCTGGTTCCCGATTACATCACTGTACGCGCGCTGGCAGAACTCATTAAAGCCAGCCCGATTGAAGTGATGAAGCGTCTAATCGCCAACGGTGTGATGGCGACAATCAATCAACAGCTCGACTTCGACACCGCAGCGATTGTCATCGAAGAACTGGGCTTCGAGGCGCAGTCCGAAAGCGCCGCCGAAGCGGCGGTTGCGGAAAAGACCCGTGTAGAAAACAGTACTCAGGTCGTTAACCGCCTGATCCAAAACGAGCGGTCAGAAGACTTAGTGGCGCGCCCGCCCGTCGTAACAATCCTCGGCCATGTCGATCATGGCAAAACCACGCTGCTCGACGCAATTCGCAAGGCACGCGTAGCGGAAGGTGAGGCTGGCGGCATCACCCAGCACATCGGTGCGTATCAGGTGAAGCGTGGCGACCGTCTCATTACCTTCCTCGACACTCCCGGTCACGAAGCCTTCACGCAAATGCGTGCGCGCGGCGCGCAAGGCGCAGACATCGCGATCCTGGTCGTTGCAGCCGACGACGGCGTAATGCCGACCACGCGCGAAGCCTTGAGTCATGCCCGCGCCGCGAATGTTCCCATTGTGGTCGCGATCACCAAGGTCGATAAACGCAACGCCAACGTTGAGCGTGTTAAGCAGATGCTGGACGAAAACGGCCTCAAACCGGACGACTGGGGTGGCACGACCATGATGATTCCGGTCGCGGCAACCAAAGGTGAAGGCATCGAGGACTTACTCGAAGCGATCCTGTTGACGACCGACGACACGCGAATTGTTGCCAATCCGAAGGCCGCAGGTTCGGGCGTCGTGATCGAGAGCCGGATGGACAAGAACAAGGGTACTCTGGCAACGCTGCTGGTCCTCAACGGTATGCTGCACCGCGGTGACGTCCTTATTACGGGACAGTCATACGGACGCATCAAGGCGATGTACGGCGAAGACGGAAAACCGGTAGATCAGGCAGGTCCTTCTGCGCCTGTACAGGTGCTCGGCCTGAGCCAACCGCCGCATCCCGGCACGACTTTCGAGACCGTCAAGAACGAGAAGACTGCACGCGAAATCATCGATGTTCAGAACGACGCGGCAGCGGACAAACGCGGCCTGGCTGGGCGCGCCGCCGTTACACTTGAAGATGTCTTTGCTCAGGTTGCAGCCGGCGAGGCGAAAGACTTGAACCTGATCATCAAGGTCGACGTTCAGGGATCGCTTCAGCCGATCGAGGACTCGCTCAACACAATCGGGAAGGGTAATCCTGACGGCGTACGTCTGAGAATCCTTGCCGCTGATGTCGGAAACATCACCGAAAACGATGTCATGCTTGCCAGCGCTTCGACGGGGATTGTGGTTGGTTTCAACGTCGATGTCGATCCGGCTGCCCGCCGCAGCGCCGAAGCGCACAATGTGGAAATCCGGCACTACGACGTGATCTACAAGCTCTTCGAAGATATCGAGCTTGCGATCAAGGGCATGCTCGATCCCGTCTATGCACCGAAGACCATCGGTGTCGCGGAAGTGCGCCAGGTATTCCGGATCACGCGGGTGGGTACAATCGCCGGTTGCTACATCCGCGAGGGTGAGGCGCGGCGCAATGCCAAGGCTCGTGTCAAGCGCGGCGGCAAGGTTATCCACGAGGAATCTGGTGTCAGCTCCCTCAAGCGAATTGACGAGGATGCTCGAGAAGTACGTGCGGGGTTCGAGTGTGGCGTCGGTCTTGGCAATTTCCACGACTTCGAGAATGGCGACATCATCGAGTTCTACATAATGGAGCGGGTCAACTAG
- the rbfA gene encoding 30S ribosome-binding factor RbfA, translating into MSIKQDRMAGRIHEILSVLMLRDVADPRLHDVTVTDVKLDPELMFAKVYVNAFGDETRKKEVLQGLRRANSFLRREVAQRIHLRNAPELQFVWDEGLERSERVQRLFQGLVIPPPDPEDELKDEVDLDDDSDAMD; encoded by the coding sequence ATGTCGATTAAACAAGACCGCATGGCGGGCCGGATCCACGAAATCCTGAGCGTACTCATGCTCAGGGACGTGGCCGACCCGCGCTTGCATGATGTCACCGTCACCGACGTCAAACTCGATCCCGAGTTGATGTTCGCGAAGGTTTATGTCAATGCGTTTGGCGATGAAACGCGCAAGAAGGAAGTCCTGCAGGGACTTCGGCGCGCAAACAGCTTCCTCCGGCGTGAGGTTGCACAGCGTATCCACTTGCGCAATGCGCCCGAACTCCAGTTCGTCTGGGATGAGGGACTTGAGCGAAGTGAACGCGTGCAGCGGCTTTTCCAGGGCCTGGTAATTCCACCGCCTGACCCGGAGGATGAATTGAAGGACGAAGTGGATCTCGATGACGACAGCGATGCAATGGACTGA
- a CDS encoding YlxR family protein has protein sequence MNATSRKHVPQRTCVICRTKDAKRQLTRIVRTPEGRIELDPTGKLNGRGAYVCDTPGCWERAAETNALGAALRIVMTDDARALLRLHSPAT, from the coding sequence ATGAACGCCACCAGCCGCAAGCACGTCCCACAGCGCACCTGTGTGATCTGTCGCACTAAAGACGCCAAGCGTCAATTGACCCGCATCGTGCGCACGCCGGAGGGTCGGATTGAACTCGACCCGACCGGCAAACTCAACGGGCGCGGGGCTTATGTGTGTGACACTCCGGGGTGCTGGGAACGCGCGGCTGAGACGAACGCATTGGGCGCGGCGCTGCGCATCGTCATGACCGACGATGCCCGCGCCCTGCTGCGACTGCATTCTCCCGCGACATGA
- a CDS encoding ABC transporter permease subunit: MVLNAFTLILAYAFLRDEAVGLAIVFAVITIGLNVIIFVPSLYPLKWMAPGLALVTLLVIYPIFYTVSTAFTNFGDGHRFPKTQAITQIVKIGGSLVPEDAPRYAVTPYRNSDGTIALWLTNDTETVFVVAGQAAETVESAPAEAPAEYNGFTLVERRQLLPTLNEAQDLSFGTAEDVVTLSGREAIRATLIPRFSYDETQDAIIDGLDGIAYFGNETDGYFVAVNGTRLENQPGYRVNIGLRNFDRMISDPGLRGPLISIFVWTVGFAFMSVLLTFVVGLGMALVLNDARMPARPLIRSLLIIPYAIPGVISIVVWRGMLNLNLGVVTNVWESLFNTRPYFLGDPWLAKFSILLVNTWLGYPYMMLVTSGALQAIPSEVYEAAAVDGAKPWQRFWQITLPLLLVSVGPLLIASFTFNFNNYLLIEALTGADAQSFPGSPVPARYTDILISYTYNIAFGNRGADYGYASAITIVIFVIVASVTLMQYRFTKTWEQVGENV, translated from the coding sequence ATGGTTCTGAACGCCTTCACCCTGATTCTGGCATATGCTTTCCTGCGCGACGAAGCCGTCGGCTTGGCAATTGTCTTTGCGGTGATCACGATCGGCCTCAACGTAATTATTTTCGTGCCGAGCCTGTATCCGCTGAAATGGATGGCCCCCGGTCTTGCACTTGTCACCTTGTTAGTGATATATCCAATTTTCTACACAGTGTCTACGGCATTCACGAATTTTGGCGACGGACATCGCTTCCCTAAGACCCAGGCCATCACGCAAATCGTCAAGATTGGCGGGAGTTTGGTCCCGGAAGACGCGCCGCGCTACGCAGTTACTCCCTACCGTAATTCCGACGGCACAATCGCGCTCTGGCTGACAAACGATACGGAGACGGTCTTTGTCGTAGCCGGTCAGGCTGCTGAGACGGTCGAGAGCGCACCCGCCGAAGCACCCGCCGAGTACAACGGATTCACGCTGGTGGAGCGCCGGCAGCTTCTGCCGACCTTGAACGAGGCACAGGATCTATCGTTCGGCACGGCGGAGGACGTCGTTACGCTGAGCGGACGAGAGGCAATTCGCGCGACGCTGATTCCGCGATTTTCGTACGATGAGACGCAAGATGCCATCATCGACGGTCTCGACGGGATCGCCTACTTCGGTAACGAGACAGACGGCTACTTTGTCGCGGTAAACGGGACGCGGCTGGAAAATCAGCCTGGATACCGTGTCAATATCGGCCTGCGGAACTTCGACCGGATGATTTCGGACCCGGGTCTACGTGGCCCGCTCATCAGCATCTTCGTCTGGACGGTCGGGTTTGCGTTCATGTCGGTACTGCTGACTTTTGTGGTCGGGCTTGGTATGGCGCTAGTCCTGAACGACGCACGCATGCCGGCGCGGCCGCTCATCCGTTCGCTCCTGATCATCCCCTATGCCATCCCGGGCGTGATCAGTATTGTGGTCTGGCGCGGCATGCTCAACCTGAACCTCGGCGTCGTGACAAACGTCTGGGAATCGCTGTTCAATACACGGCCGTACTTCCTGGGTGACCCTTGGCTAGCGAAGTTCTCGATCCTGCTGGTCAACACCTGGCTTGGCTATCCGTACATGATGCTGGTCACCAGCGGCGCATTGCAGGCGATCCCGTCTGAGGTTTACGAGGCGGCAGCCGTCGATGGCGCGAAGCCTTGGCAGCGATTCTGGCAAATCACCCTACCGCTGCTGCTGGTCTCGGTCGGCCCACTCCTGATTGCGTCATTTACGTTTAACTTCAACAACTACCTGTTGATCGAAGCGCTGACTGGAGCGGACGCGCAAAGCTTCCCGGGGTCGCCAGTGCCAGCAAGATATACAGACATCCTGATTTCGTATACGTACAACATCGCATTCGGAAATCGAGGGGCCGACTATGGCTACGCGTCGGCTATTACGATCGTCATCTTCGTAATCGTCGCCTCAGTCACGCTCATGCAGTACCGGTTCACGAAGACGTGGGAACAGGTAGGCGAGAATGTCTAG
- a CDS encoding bifunctional oligoribonuclease/PAP phosphatase NrnA: MTTAMQWTEAAAAISTAERIVIVTHVQPDGDAIGTTLGLANALRDAGKSVDIAVDGGVPGYLKFIPGSESFNTNLTQGSWDVFVSADASDIERTGDSGAYARANSSVEINLDHHITNTMFGDLKLVAPDAVSAAEVAFDFLTRSGYAINPNSAKALLTGMVTDTIGFRTSNVVPRTLDIARELMQRGASLTEITALTLDTRNFDSLLVWREALGNLKLEDGVIFTSVPFEVFRALHADPSEDLNLSGFLVKVNEARIAAVFKEKHDGRVECSFRCKLGYNVGLLAKELGGGGHTMASGATIDGPLDAAIARVMILLKKAVADGQLIVR, from the coding sequence ATGACGACAGCGATGCAATGGACTGAGGCCGCCGCGGCCATTTCGACCGCGGAACGGATCGTGATTGTGACCCATGTACAGCCCGACGGAGATGCCATTGGCACGACCCTCGGGCTTGCGAATGCACTGCGGGATGCCGGCAAATCTGTCGATATTGCTGTGGACGGCGGTGTTCCTGGCTACCTGAAGTTCATACCGGGGTCGGAGTCGTTCAACACCAACCTGACTCAAGGGTCATGGGACGTCTTCGTTTCTGCCGATGCGAGTGATATTGAACGCACGGGAGATAGCGGCGCCTATGCGCGGGCCAATTCCTCCGTCGAGATCAATCTCGACCACCACATCACGAATACGATGTTCGGCGACCTCAAACTTGTGGCGCCTGATGCTGTCTCCGCTGCAGAGGTTGCCTTCGACTTTCTGACGCGGTCCGGATATGCGATCAATCCGAACAGTGCCAAAGCGCTTCTGACTGGGATGGTCACCGACACGATCGGATTTCGGACTTCAAACGTCGTACCGCGAACCCTCGACATTGCGCGCGAACTGATGCAGCGTGGGGCATCGCTCACCGAAATCACGGCGCTGACTTTGGATACGCGCAATTTCGACAGTCTACTGGTATGGCGTGAAGCCCTCGGTAACCTGAAGCTGGAAGATGGCGTGATCTTCACATCGGTGCCGTTTGAAGTCTTCCGTGCGCTGCACGCGGACCCTTCCGAGGATCTGAACCTGTCGGGATTCCTCGTCAAGGTCAATGAAGCGCGGATTGCTGCGGTATTCAAGGAAAAACACGACGGACGCGTCGAGTGCAGCTTCCGCTGTAAACTCGGCTACAACGTAGGTCTGCTGGCCAAGGAACTCGGCGGTGGCGGGCACACCATGGCGTCTGGCGCAACCATCGACGGGCCACTAGATGCTGCGATCGCCCGCGTGATGATCCTGCTCAAGAAGGCTGTCGCGGACGGGCAGCTCATCGTGCGCTAG
- the nusA gene encoding transcription termination/antitermination protein NusA produces MREEEVRFDRAFQEIAESRMLPPDVVRDALREALISAYRKDTNASKNQAIEAEIDSKLGRPRIFVEKEVVDDVFSPTTEVTLEDARFFNPDAQLGDLVMVRVEKTTKNFGRIAAQAAKQVITQRIRQAERDNLYQEYDQKVGEIVTAQVQSVTPTSITLSLNSRAEAIMPRPHQIPGEKFKAGDKIRVLVVEVKRSNRSPQIIVSRGHRNMLKRLLEYEVPEIYNGQVEIKNIAREAGGRSKVAVVALMDNIDPVGACVGIKGNRIQNIVKELHNEKIDVIEWSPNHEEFIKKALNPAQARAVFLDDDPDQGRTAVVLVPDDHLSQAIGREGQNARLAAKLTHWRIDIKAVSEAVSQALEQIAADAPEMLPLVQRHTALVTEVKRVMDKKNAGLTIQPEEFTTLARFAEIVENQILQSKIQSRQARMAEINALRSTLPPQSFQVQVTKLDLPDNLIEALLPLETVGEILLRFLIDEKRINRLLHGQPEGSIELLQAALDKAVLPEALDALAEPDNVPTQPKQAEPVAVDAVAGAVPPAGFPEDQSAEERRRAARKEQQRFEPVAPVVEVEDDSALDGKGGKKGKKKKNRQIFYDEDRGEMVVRRQHKGGKGPVAAWDDEYE; encoded by the coding sequence ATGAGAGAAGAAGAAGTACGTTTTGACAGGGCATTTCAGGAGATCGCGGAGTCGCGGATGCTCCCGCCCGACGTCGTCCGCGATGCACTGCGCGAGGCGTTGATTTCCGCGTACCGCAAGGACACCAACGCCAGCAAGAACCAGGCAATCGAGGCGGAAATTGACTCGAAGCTTGGCCGACCGCGCATTTTTGTCGAAAAAGAAGTGGTGGACGACGTTTTTTCGCCGACCACCGAAGTCACGCTGGAAGACGCGCGCTTCTTCAACCCGGACGCGCAGCTTGGCGACCTGGTTATGGTTCGTGTTGAGAAGACGACCAAGAACTTTGGCCGTATTGCCGCTCAGGCGGCAAAACAGGTTATTACCCAGCGCATCCGTCAGGCTGAGCGTGATAATCTGTACCAGGAATATGACCAGAAGGTGGGTGAGATCGTCACCGCCCAGGTGCAAAGCGTTACGCCCACATCGATAACTCTGAGCCTGAACAGCCGTGCGGAAGCAATTATGCCCCGGCCGCATCAAATCCCAGGCGAAAAGTTCAAGGCTGGCGACAAGATCCGCGTGCTGGTGGTGGAAGTCAAGCGCAGCAACCGCAGCCCGCAGATCATCGTCAGCCGCGGCCATCGCAACATGCTCAAGCGGTTGCTTGAGTACGAAGTCCCGGAAATCTACAACGGCCAGGTCGAAATCAAGAACATCGCGCGGGAAGCGGGCGGCCGTTCCAAGGTCGCGGTAGTCGCGTTGATGGACAACATCGATCCGGTCGGTGCGTGCGTCGGAATCAAAGGCAACCGCATTCAGAATATCGTCAAGGAACTCCACAACGAGAAGATTGACGTGATCGAATGGTCGCCCAATCACGAGGAGTTCATCAAGAAGGCGCTCAACCCGGCACAGGCGCGCGCCGTTTTCCTGGACGATGATCCCGACCAGGGCCGTACCGCGGTCGTGCTGGTCCCGGATGATCATCTGTCGCAGGCCATCGGCCGCGAGGGCCAGAACGCCCGCCTTGCCGCTAAGCTCACGCACTGGCGTATTGACATCAAGGCGGTCAGCGAAGCAGTCAGCCAGGCGCTGGAACAGATCGCTGCTGATGCGCCGGAGATGCTACCGCTCGTTCAGCGTCACACCGCGCTGGTGACCGAAGTCAAGCGCGTTATGGACAAGAAGAACGCCGGACTTACGATCCAGCCCGAAGAATTCACGACCCTGGCGCGGTTTGCCGAGATCGTCGAAAACCAGATCCTTCAAAGCAAGATTCAATCGCGTCAGGCGCGAATGGCAGAAATCAACGCCCTGCGCTCGACGCTGCCTCCGCAGTCTTTCCAGGTCCAGGTCACCAAGCTCGATCTGCCAGACAATCTAATCGAAGCCCTGCTTCCTCTGGAAACCGTCGGCGAGATCCTGCTGCGCTTCCTGATCGACGAAAAGCGCATCAACCGCCTGCTCCATGGACAGCCCGAAGGTTCAATCGAACTGCTGCAAGCGGCGCTTGACAAGGCGGTCCTACCGGAAGCGCTCGACGCTCTGGCCGAGCCGGACAATGTCCCGACTCAGCCGAAGCAGGCTGAACCGGTCGCGGTTGATGCAGTTGCCGGCGCTGTGCCTCCTGCTGGCTTCCCAGAGGACCAGTCGGCTGAAGAACGCCGACGCGCGGCCCGCAAAGAACAGCAGCGCTTTGAGCCGGTTGCTCCGGTTGTTGAGGTGGAAGATGATTCCGCACTCGACGGCAAAGGCGGCAAGAAGGGCAAGAAAAAGAAGAATCGCCAGATCTTCTACGACGAAGACCGCGGCGAAATGGTTGTCCGCCGACAGCATAAGGGCGGCAAAGGTCCAGTTGCCGCCTGGGACGACGAGTACGAATAG